One stretch of Chryseobacterium indologenes DNA includes these proteins:
- the trpB gene encoding tryptophan synthase subunit beta, protein MNYKNPDEHGYYGEFGGAFIPEMLYPNVEELQKNYLEIIESEDFQNEYQDLLKNYVGRATPLYLAKNLSNKYNTQIYLKREDLNHTGAHKINNALGQVLLAKRLGKTRIIAETGAGQHGVATATACALLGLECIVYMGEIDIQRQAPNVARMKMLGAEVIAATSGSKTLKDAVNEALRDWINHPVTTHYVIGSVVGPHPFPDLVARFQSIISKEIKEQLKEKTGRENPDYVIACVGGGSNAAGTFYHFVDEKEVKIIAAEAGGHGVDSGKSAATTFLGTLGVLHGSKSLVMQTEDGQVIEPHSISAGLDYPGIGPFHANLFKEKRAEFFSINDDEALKCAFELTKLEGIIPALESSHALAVLDKKSFQEEDIVVICLSGRGDKDMETYLKNL, encoded by the coding sequence ATGAATTATAAAAACCCTGATGAACACGGATATTATGGTGAATTTGGAGGAGCTTTTATCCCCGAAATGCTTTATCCGAATGTAGAAGAATTGCAAAAAAATTATCTTGAAATCATTGAATCTGAAGACTTTCAGAATGAATATCAGGATTTACTTAAAAATTATGTAGGAAGGGCAACTCCATTGTACTTGGCTAAAAACCTAAGTAACAAATACAATACACAGATCTACTTAAAACGAGAAGATCTTAATCATACCGGAGCCCACAAGATCAACAATGCTTTAGGACAGGTTCTTCTGGCAAAACGTCTTGGAAAAACAAGAATTATTGCAGAAACCGGAGCCGGTCAACATGGCGTAGCTACTGCAACCGCCTGTGCTTTGCTTGGCCTTGAATGTATTGTGTATATGGGAGAAATTGATATTCAAAGACAGGCTCCCAATGTGGCCAGAATGAAAATGCTGGGTGCAGAGGTTATCGCGGCCACTTCCGGATCAAAAACACTGAAAGATGCAGTAAATGAAGCTTTAAGAGATTGGATTAATCATCCTGTTACCACTCACTATGTCATTGGAAGTGTGGTGGGTCCCCACCCTTTCCCGGATCTTGTAGCAAGGTTTCAAAGCATTATTTCAAAAGAAATCAAGGAACAGCTTAAAGAAAAAACAGGAAGAGAAAACCCTGATTACGTAATTGCCTGTGTAGGCGGTGGTAGCAATGCTGCCGGAACATTTTATCATTTTGTAGATGAAAAAGAAGTGAAAATCATTGCTGCTGAAGCCGGTGGCCATGGGGTTGACTCCGGAAAATCCGCTGCTACTACTTTCTTAGGTACACTAGGGGTACTTCACGGAAGCAAAAGCCTTGTGATGCAAACTGAAGATGGACAGGTTATTGAGCCTCATTCAATTTCAGCAGGGCTTGATTATCCTGGAATCGGACCTTTTCATGCTAACTTATTTAAAGAAAAAAGAGCAGAATTTTTCAGTATTAACGATGATGAAGCCTTGAAATGTGCTTTTGAGCTAACGAAATTAGAAGGAATTATTCCTGCTTTGGAAAGTTCTCACGCTCTTGCTGTTTTAGACAAAAAGAGTTTCCAGGAAGAAGATATTGTTGTTATCTGCCTGAGTGGCCGTGGAGATAAGGATATGGAAACCTACCTTAAGAATTTGTAA
- a CDS encoding GNAT family N-acetyltransferase encodes MKYQIKQTNELTEKEIEHILQLWDISAWNTMKSAYFRTFFKDSEFHFLLDSHSEILAVFRLNFDFVLEISGTQYAFAEAVGLVAAHKKKGYGAMLVKEFKENVTQRNLETIGFCHADLRPFYEKCSIEILYDKAKAIKEHAGSEWINSEDDDILIFNVSQKIKEQLSTLSTQNNAYLITKE; translated from the coding sequence ATGAAATACCAAATTAAACAAACCAACGAATTAACAGAGAAAGAGATTGAACATATTCTCCAGCTTTGGGATATTTCTGCATGGAATACGATGAAATCAGCTTATTTCCGTACCTTTTTTAAAGATTCGGAATTTCATTTCCTGCTGGATTCACATTCAGAGATTTTGGCAGTTTTTCGTCTCAATTTTGATTTTGTGTTGGAGATTTCCGGAACACAATATGCTTTTGCAGAAGCTGTAGGATTGGTAGCTGCTCACAAAAAAAAAGGATATGGAGCTATGTTGGTTAAGGAATTTAAGGAAAATGTGACTCAAAGAAATTTGGAAACCATTGGTTTCTGTCATGCTGACCTTCGTCCTTTTTATGAAAAATGCAGTATTGAAATCCTGTATGATAAAGCAAAAGCCATTAAGGAACACGCAGGTTCTGAATGGATCAATTCGGAAGATGATGATATTTTAATTTTTAATGTATCTCAGAAAATAAAAGAACAGCTCAGTACATTGAGCACACAGAATAATGCTTATTTAATTACTAAAGAATAA
- the tnpA gene encoding IS200/IS605 family transposase, with the protein MPQSLVKNYIHIVFSTKYRNDFIDENIEKELYAYIATLCKDFESYALQIGGTDNHIHILCRLSRKVALMKLVQEIKAHSSKWIKTKGKKYENFFWQDGYGAFSVGEKDVHIVTKYIKNQRQHHQKQDFKNELVEILEKHKMDYDEKFLWD; encoded by the coding sequence ATGCCACAATCGTTAGTCAAAAATTACATTCATATTGTATTCAGTACAAAATACCGGAATGATTTTATAGATGAAAATATAGAAAAAGAATTGTACGCCTACATCGCTACATTATGTAAAGATTTTGAAAGCTATGCATTACAGATCGGAGGAACAGATAATCATATTCACATTCTTTGTAGATTGTCCAGGAAGGTTGCATTAATGAAATTGGTCCAGGAAATAAAGGCACATTCTTCAAAATGGATCAAAACAAAAGGCAAGAAATATGAGAATTTCTTTTGGCAGGATGGCTATGGTGCGTTTTCAGTAGGTGAAAAAGATGTTCACATTGTGACAAAATATATTAAAAATCAACGCCAGCATCATCAAAAACAGGATTTTAAAAATGAACTTGTGGAGATATTGGAAAAACATAAAATGGATTATGATGAAAAATTTTTATGGGATTGA
- a CDS encoding phosphoribosylanthranilate isomerase, whose protein sequence is MNQQQTTNNFSSALKVCGLTQLDQIQELIDINVDFLGFIFYKKSPRYVLNHLSLEDISQVNHQGKVGVFVNEKVETIVEIAEKAKLNLIQLHGDEDDHFILELKKRLISDIKIIKVIRIGNDTAENKEKIAKIFNDNPTTHNLQPINYYLFDTDSKAFGGTGQQFNWNLLNEFEIPLPYFLSGGISEENIKNIEGLKQKPFALDINSKFEIAPGDKNIDKIKKFKTIIPMSPNGTI, encoded by the coding sequence ATGAACCAACAACAAACAACCAATAACTTCTCTTCTGCACTTAAAGTCTGTGGTCTGACACAGCTCGACCAGATACAGGAATTAATTGATATCAATGTAGATTTTCTAGGGTTTATTTTTTATAAAAAATCACCAAGATATGTTCTGAATCATTTAAGTCTGGAAGATATTTCGCAGGTTAATCACCAGGGAAAAGTGGGTGTTTTTGTTAACGAAAAGGTTGAAACCATTGTTGAAATAGCTGAAAAAGCAAAGCTAAACCTGATTCAGTTACATGGCGATGAAGATGATCATTTTATCCTTGAATTAAAGAAACGACTAATTTCGGACATCAAAATCATCAAAGTGATAAGAATCGGAAATGATACAGCTGAAAACAAAGAGAAAATAGCAAAGATCTTCAATGATAATCCGACCACCCACAACCTACAACCTATCAACTACTACCTGTTTGATACAGACAGTAAAGCATTTGGAGGAACAGGACAACAATTTAACTGGAATCTATTAAATGAATTTGAAATTCCACTTCCCTATTTTTTGAGTGGTGGTATTTCAGAAGAGAACATCAAAAATATTGAGGGATTAAAACAGAAACCTTTCGCCTTAGATATTAATTCAAAATTTGAAATAGCTCCGGGTGATAAAAATATAGATAAAATTAAAAAATTTAAAACAATCATTCCAATGAGTCCCAACGGAACAATTTAA
- the trpC gene encoding indole-3-glycerol phosphate synthase TrpC, with protein MTILDKIIERKKEEVALSKAAISIHQLKNSEFFGRKSSSLKESIKNKSGIIAEFKRQSPSKGIINNSVLPLDVTSAYEKFGASGISILTDKDFFGGNFEDILSVRKHINIPILRKDFMIDEYQFYEAKSMGTDVILLIAACLSPNQVQEFTQLAHELDLEVLLEIHTEEELKHFNSNIDLVGINNRNLKDFKVDLQHSVQLKDQLPQDTLSVAESGIYSLEDFKYLKEKGFDGFLMGEYFMKNTNPAKAFEEFSLFI; from the coding sequence ATGACCATACTAGATAAAATTATTGAAAGAAAAAAAGAGGAAGTTGCCCTTTCAAAAGCAGCTATTTCAATTCATCAGCTAAAAAATTCTGAGTTTTTTGGAAGAAAGAGTTCTTCATTGAAAGAATCCATCAAAAATAAAAGCGGAATTATTGCTGAGTTTAAAAGACAGTCTCCATCTAAAGGAATCATTAATAACAGTGTTCTGCCTTTGGATGTTACCTCAGCTTATGAAAAATTTGGAGCCAGCGGGATTTCTATTCTTACAGATAAAGACTTTTTTGGGGGAAACTTTGAGGATATTTTAAGTGTCAGAAAACACATCAACATCCCTATCCTGCGTAAAGATTTCATGATTGATGAATATCAGTTTTATGAAGCCAAAAGTATGGGTACTGATGTGATTTTACTGATCGCAGCCTGTCTTTCACCCAATCAGGTTCAGGAGTTTACGCAACTTGCCCATGAACTGGATCTGGAGGTCTTATTGGAAATTCATACGGAAGAAGAACTGAAACACTTTAATTCCAATATCGATTTGGTTGGAATTAATAACAGAAACCTGAAAGACTTTAAAGTAGATTTACAGCATTCTGTCCAGTTAAAAGATCAGTTACCTCAAGACACTTTATCCGTTGCAGAAAGTGGAATTTACAGTCTTGAAGATTTTAAATATTTAAAAGAAAAAGGATTTGATGGATTCCTGATGGGCGAATATTTCATGAAAAATACCAATCCTGCCAAAGCATTTGAAGAGTTTTCTTTATTCATTTGA
- the trpD gene encoding anthranilate phosphoribosyltransferase: MKEILQYMFNHNTLSKSEAKAMMIEIAQNKFNAAEVTAFISVFLMRNITLKELEGFREALLQMAVPIHIDASDAIDIVGTGGDGKNTINISTLASFVVAGAGQKVTKHGNYGASTTTGSSNVLEELGYQFKNSSEQLNEDLERANICFLHAPYFHPALQSVGLLRKSLGLRTFFNLLGPLVNPAKPQYSMIGVYNLEIARIYQYLLQKEEQEFIIVHGLDGYDEISLTHDSKIITKKGEEIYSAEDLGFNPVTLEDIKAGNTTQETAKIFMNILEGKGTEQQNSVVLANASVALYHTHKFGTYDDCLLLAQESLESGKALNTFELLIN; this comes from the coding sequence ATGAAAGAAATTTTGCAATATATGTTCAATCACAATACTTTATCGAAGTCTGAGGCAAAGGCTATGATGATTGAAATTGCACAGAATAAGTTCAATGCAGCAGAAGTAACCGCTTTCATCAGTGTTTTCCTGATGCGAAATATCACCTTAAAAGAACTTGAAGGTTTTAGAGAAGCGCTACTGCAAATGGCTGTTCCTATCCATATTGATGCCAGTGATGCTATTGATATCGTAGGAACGGGAGGTGACGGAAAAAACACAATCAATATATCAACATTGGCCAGCTTTGTGGTGGCCGGAGCCGGGCAGAAGGTAACAAAACATGGAAATTATGGAGCTTCAACCACTACAGGTTCATCCAATGTACTGGAAGAATTGGGCTATCAGTTCAAGAACAGTTCAGAACAGCTGAATGAAGACCTTGAAAGAGCCAATATCTGCTTTCTGCATGCCCCTTACTTCCATCCTGCTCTTCAATCTGTTGGATTATTGAGAAAATCTTTGGGATTAAGAACCTTCTTTAATCTTCTGGGTCCTTTAGTAAATCCTGCCAAACCTCAATATTCCATGATTGGAGTGTATAACCTGGAAATTGCAAGAATCTACCAATACCTTTTACAAAAAGAAGAACAGGAGTTTATCATTGTTCACGGATTGGATGGATATGATGAAATAAGCCTTACCCACGACAGTAAAATCATTACTAAAAAAGGTGAGGAAATCTATTCTGCAGAAGACTTAGGCTTCAATCCTGTAACATTAGAAGATATTAAAGCAGGAAATACAACCCAGGAAACAGCAAAAATCTTCATGAATATTCTGGAAGGAAAAGGAACTGAGCAACAAAACTCAGTAGTATTAGCCAATGCATCTGTAGCGCTTTACCATACTCACAAATTCGGAACGTATGATGATTGTTTACTATTGGCTCAGGAAAGCTTAGAAAGTGGAAAAGCATTAAATACCTTTGAACTTTTAATTAACTAA
- a CDS encoding anthranilate synthase component II — MNNNINAQQSQPKVLVFDNYDSFTYNLVQIIERILDQKVDVVRNDQITLEEVGKYDKIILSPGPGIPEEAGILLDLIKEYAPTKSILGVCLGQQAIAEAFGGNLINLSEIFHGVATTTDLVKENTKLFKDLQSGIEVGRYHSWAVNPENFPDELEITAVDKDGMIMALQHKTYDVHGVQFHPESILTPDGEVIIRNFLNQ; from the coding sequence ATGAACAACAATATAAACGCTCAACAGTCACAGCCTAAAGTTCTTGTTTTTGATAACTATGACAGCTTCACTTACAACCTTGTCCAGATCATTGAAAGAATTCTGGATCAGAAGGTGGATGTGGTAAGAAACGACCAAATCACTTTAGAAGAGGTTGGAAAATACGACAAGATCATCCTTTCTCCAGGCCCTGGAATTCCGGAAGAGGCTGGAATTTTATTGGATTTGATTAAAGAATATGCTCCTACGAAAAGTATTTTAGGAGTATGTTTAGGACAACAGGCCATTGCAGAAGCTTTTGGAGGAAACCTTATCAACTTATCTGAAATCTTCCATGGAGTGGCTACTACAACTGATTTAGTGAAGGAAAACACCAAGCTTTTCAAAGATTTACAATCAGGAATTGAAGTAGGAAGATACCACAGCTGGGCTGTGAATCCTGAGAATTTCCCAGATGAACTGGAAATTACAGCTGTTGATAAAGATGGGATGATTATGGCTCTTCAGCATAAAACTTACGATGTACACGGAGTACAGTTTCACCCGGAAAGCATCTTAACTCCGGATGGAGAAGTCATTATCCGAAATTTTTTAAATCAATAA
- a CDS encoding anthranilate synthase component I family protein has product MFTQKIKIKTVSKKTLGDLHTPMNIYLKIRDKFRDTILLESSDSKSIDNNFSFIAINAVAGIEVKNLNEFEIKFPDSVPAKQFIMESNIIDIFEDFRNVFDCEKTNDPIEQTAQSLFGYTSFEAVQFFENINLKAQSPEVEIPILRYRLYQYVIAINHFNDEMHIIENQMDGVKSELHFLENLIKNQNTPVYPFEKNGLETSNITDEDYIELVKTAQKHCMRGDVFQLVLSRRFEQKFKGDEFNVYRALRNINPSPYLFYFDYGNYKLFGSSPESQLIIKDHKAIIHPIAGTSKRTGNLETDLQAIEVLKNDPKENAEHTMLVDLARNDLGKLGKNVTVTKLKEIQLFSHVIHMVSEVTAELPEQINPLEMISATFPQGTLSGAPKHKALQLINQYEKDSRGYYGGCIGIVGLNGTCNQAIMIRTFLSKNNTLFYQAGAGLVAKSVPENELQEVNNKLNALKKAVEKAEKIVEK; this is encoded by the coding sequence ATGTTTACACAGAAAATCAAAATAAAAACCGTTTCGAAAAAAACTCTTGGGGATCTTCATACTCCAATGAATATTTATCTTAAAATAAGAGACAAGTTCAGAGACACTATCCTATTGGAAAGTTCTGATTCAAAAAGCATTGATAATAATTTTTCCTTTATAGCCATTAATGCTGTTGCAGGAATTGAAGTAAAAAACTTAAATGAATTTGAAATTAAATTTCCTGATTCTGTTCCTGCAAAGCAGTTTATCATGGAAAGCAATATCATTGATATTTTTGAAGACTTCCGTAACGTATTTGACTGTGAAAAAACTAATGACCCTATTGAGCAAACTGCACAAAGCCTTTTTGGATATACAAGTTTTGAAGCGGTGCAGTTCTTTGAAAACATCAATTTAAAAGCACAAAGCCCGGAAGTAGAAATTCCGATCCTCAGATACAGATTATACCAATATGTAATTGCCATCAATCATTTCAATGATGAAATGCACATTATTGAAAATCAAATGGACGGTGTAAAATCTGAACTTCATTTTTTAGAAAACCTCATCAAAAATCAAAATACTCCTGTATATCCATTTGAAAAAAATGGCCTGGAAACGTCCAATATTACAGATGAAGATTATATTGAATTGGTAAAAACGGCTCAGAAACACTGCATGAGAGGTGATGTATTCCAATTGGTACTGAGCAGAAGATTTGAACAGAAGTTTAAAGGTGATGAATTTAATGTATACCGCGCCTTAAGAAATATCAACCCCTCTCCTTATTTATTCTATTTTGATTACGGAAACTACAAACTGTTCGGTTCAAGTCCTGAAAGCCAGCTAATCATCAAAGACCATAAAGCCATTATCCATCCTATTGCCGGAACGTCTAAAAGAACGGGAAATCTGGAAACTGATCTTCAGGCTATTGAAGTATTAAAAAATGATCCTAAAGAAAATGCTGAACACACGATGCTGGTAGATCTTGCCCGTAATGATCTTGGAAAATTGGGTAAAAATGTAACCGTGACCAAACTGAAAGAAATTCAGCTTTTTTCTCACGTCATTCACATGGTAAGTGAAGTAACGGCTGAGCTTCCTGAACAAATCAATCCTCTTGAAATGATTTCTGCCACTTTCCCACAGGGAACTTTAAGTGGAGCTCCTAAACATAAAGCCCTTCAGCTTATCAATCAATATGAAAAAGATTCCCGTGGATATTATGGCGGATGTATTGGGATTGTTGGTTTGAACGGAACCTGCAATCAGGCCATTATGATCCGAACTTTTTTAAGCAAGAACAATACATTGTTTTATCAGGCAGGAGCTGGTCTTGTGGCAAAATCAGTCCCGGAAAATGAGCTACAGGAAGTGAATAACAAATTAAATGCTCTGAAAAAAGCAGTTGAGAAGGCTGAAAAAATAGTAGAAAAATAA